In the genome of Populus nigra chromosome 9, ddPopNigr1.1, whole genome shotgun sequence, one region contains:
- the LOC133703873 gene encoding uncharacterized protein LOC133703873: protein MVYKSLKRSPTKSIKDPGSHRRRRRQRKKSPGRTTSAVIISTINKTIFTCKRRLSKLFSKLARISTPNSRYKGYNILKNGSKYHDQKIESDSICRVHLFNEPLPPLISPGKRTVFLDLDETLVHSKAGPPPQNFHFVVRPEIDGETMNFYVLKRPGVDAFLEALGAKYEVVVFTAGLKEYASLVLDRIDTKGLISHRLYRDSCKEIDGKFVKDLSEMGRDLRRVVIVDDNPNCYIYQPKNAIPVKPFTDDLGDSELENLIAFFERCDCFEDMRDAVKEYFGGEGDLEVQVEV from the coding sequence atgGTGTACAAGTCCCTCAAAAGAAGCCCCACAAAATCCATAAAGGATCCGGGGAGCCACCGTCGCCGCCGCCGCCAAAGGAAGAAATCCCCCGGGAGAACCACCTCCGCTGTCATTATCTCAACCATCAACAAAACTATCTTCACTTGCAAGCGCCGCCTCTCCAAGCTTTTCTCAAAATTGGCCCgcattagcaccccaaatagcCGCTACAAAGGCTACAATATCTTGAAAAATGGGTCCAAATATCATGACCAAAAAATTGAAAGCGATAGCATTTGTAGAGTGCATTTGTTTAATGAACCGTTACCACCCTTGATTTCTCCTGGTAAGAGGACTGTTTTTCTTGATCTTGATGAGACCTTAGTCCATTCTAAAGCTGGCCCACCACcccaaaattttcattttgttgtGAGGCCAGAGATTGATGGAGAGACAATGAATTTTTATGTGTTGAAGCGTCCGGGAGTTGATGCTTTCTTGGAGGCTCTAGGAGCTAAATACGAGGTGGTGGTGTTCACCGCCGGGTTAAAGGAATATGCGTCGCTTGTTCTTGACAGGATTGATACGAAGGGGCTGATTTCACACCGTCTTTATCGGGACTCTTGCAAGGAAATTGATGGCAAGTTTGTCAAAGACTTGTCAGAAATGGGGAGGGACCTGAGGAGGGTGGTGATTGTTGATGATAATCCCAATTGCTACATATATCAGCCCAAAAATGCTATTCCAGTGAAGCCCTTTACTGATGATCTTGGAGATTCAGAGTTGGAGAATTTGATTGCTTTTTTTGAGAGGTGTGATTGTTTTGAAGATATGAGGGATGCCGTGAAGGAGTATTTTGGTGGTGAAGGAGATTTGGAGGTACAAGTGGAAGTCtaa
- the LOC133703491 gene encoding uncharacterized protein LOC133703491, translating to MVDNPANSGNTQSLDSRVSDFHRHTSSPPSGNGGLGSQTMITPENCGTGLCGVSEDGNDEKREGTKATHQKFRNYFYYDMPLYEETGAWIPVSVPPMIESDCEEWADRGFHFNGGYFPEGDMGWSRYIGEDNELTMWDVIVEMVLAARGKVNAIASGDLQRCGISWLSSHLLEQAWQDMARTLNEANFGNVTEILEAEPPKWLPDSNASACMLCSVRFHPVMCSRHHCRFCGGIFCGDCSKGRSLLPVRFHVTDPLRVCDVCCVRLESVQPYLMDQVSNAAQLPTHDLTDLSTLRSWVNFPWGQTMGYEIYKAANTIQGYNKVGYLKPEKSIPDAILRQAKGLAIITVVKVGVMVTYNVGTGLVIARREDGSWSPPSAISTLGVGWGAQAGGELTDFIIVLRTSEAVKTFCGYAHLSLGAGVSAAVGITGRAFEADLRAGDGGYAACYTYSCSKGAFVGCSLEGSVVATRSKENSRFYGSQSISASNILLGSMPRPPAAAILYRALVDLYQKLDR from the exons ATGGTGGACAACCCTGCAAATTCCGGAAATACCCAGAGTCTGGATTCTAGGGTTTCTGATTTCCATCGTCATACCAGCTCTCCCCCATCG GGTAATGGGGGATTAGGGAGCCAAACAATGATTACACCTGAAAATTGTGGTACTGGGTTATGTGGAGTCTCTGAGGATGGGAATGATGAGAAGAGAGAAGGAACAAAAGCTACCCATCAAAAGTTTAGGAATTACTTTTATTATGACATGCCCCTTTATGAAGAAACTGGAGCTTGGATACCGGTTTCTGTCCCGCCCATGATAGAAAGCGATTGTGAAGAGTGGGCGGATAGAGGTTTTCACTTCAATGGTGGTTATTTTCCTGAAGGTGATATGGGGTGGAGTCGGTATATTGGAGAAGACAATGAGTTGACTATGTGGGATGTGATAGTAGAAATGGTGCTTGCAGCTCGTGGAAAAGTGAATGCAATTGCTTCTGGTGATTTACAGAGGTGTGGGATTTCGTGGCTATCCAGCCATTTACTTGAGCAAGCTTGGCAAGATATGGCTCGGACACTCAATGAAGCTAATTTTGGTAACGTGACTGAAATTCTTGAAGCGGAGCCTCCTAAATGGTTACCTGATAGCAATGCTTCTGCTTGTATGCTTTGTAGTGTGCGGTTTCATCCGGTTATGTGCTCCAGGCATCACTGCAGGTTCTGTGGAGGAATATTTTGTGGTGATTGCTCTAAAGGAAGGAGTTTGTTGCCAGTAAGGTTTCATGTCACAGATCCTCTGCGAGTCTGTGATGTATGCTGTGTGCGACTTGAATCTGTCCAGCCATATTTGATGGACCAAGTAAGCAATGCTGCCCAGCTACCAACCCATGACCTGACAGACCTCAGCACTTTGAGATCGTGGGTTAACTTTCCATGGGGACAGACCATGGGATATGAGATTTATAAAGCAGCAAACACAATTCAAGGTTATAATAAG GTAGGTTATTTGAAACCTGAGAAGTCAATTCCAGATGCCATCCTACGACAAGCAAAAGGCCTTGCAATAATTACAGTTGTGAAAGTTGGGGTGATGGTCACGTACAATGTTGGAACAGGACTTGTAATTGCTCGCAGAGAAGATGGTTCATGGTCTCCACCTTCTGCCATATCTACACTTGGTGTGGGATGGGGAGCTCag GCTGGAGGTGAATTGACTGATTTCATAATTGTGCTGAGAACTAGTGAAGCAGTCAAGACATTTTGTGGTTATGCACATCTGTCATTAGGTGCTGGTGTAAGTGCAGCCGTTGGCATCACTGGACGTGCATTTGAAGCTGATTTACGAGCTGGTGATGGCGGTTATGCTGCTTGTTATACATACAGCTGCAGTAAAG GAGCGTTTGTTGGATGTTCCCTTGAAGGTAGTGTTGTCGCTACCCGCTCAAAAGAGAATTCCAGATTCTATGGGAGCCAGTCTATATCTGCATCGAATATACTTCTTGGCTCAATGCCCAGACCACCCGCAGCTGCAATTCTGTATCGTGCACTTGTGGACCTATATCAGAAGCTCGATAGGTGA